A section of the Saccopteryx leptura isolate mSacLep1 chromosome 4, mSacLep1_pri_phased_curated, whole genome shotgun sequence genome encodes:
- the ZNF655 gene encoding zinc finger protein 655 isoform X2, with amino-acid sequence MEEMPVQEAAESPRVQLQSLETHSEGLSSEPQFMQDTDMEQGLTGGFPISKPDGISQLQQDLQVFDLETKNREVLRDDYSDGETREENKLLIPKQKISEVHSCRVRVGRLKKDIAQVPETREVYKPEDRLERLQEILRKFLFLEREFRQITISKKTFTSAKNNECNEPEKSFSLESTLDTDQRDLRIQNIDDFDKYDMNLNQNSAAEKHEQVNLTQAFQSTEYKESLMDLSHLSKCESFPTIEKFYKCDACEKIFHQSSALSRHQRIHTREKPYKCKECEKSFSQSSSLSRHKRIHTREKSYKCEASEKSCESSDKSSSQSSGIIHHKRIHTRAKSYKCNSCERVFSRSVHLTQHQRIHKEMPCKCTVCGSDFYNTSYLVEHQKVHCEEKAYEYNECGMTPIKHQGIRLREKPYTCNECGKDFRLNSHLIQHQRIHTGEKPHECSECGKTFSQTSCLIQHHKVHRKEKSSECNDYEESFNHSSDLVLQQEVLTRERAFDCDAWEKNFSQRAQLVQHQRIHTKEKPYECNEHGETFSQVQASFNI; translated from the exons GATTTCCAATTTCCAAGCCTGATGGGATCTCTCAGCTGCAACAAGATCTACAGGTCTTTGATCTGGAAACTAAGAATAGAGAAGTCTTAAGAGATGACTACTCAG atggagaaaccagagaagagaaCAAGCTGTTGATTCCTAAGCAGAAAATTTCAGAAGTACATTCATGCAGAGTGAGAGTAGGAAGACTCAAAAAGGATATCGCCCAAGTTCCTGAGACTAGAGAAGTGTATAAACCTGAGGACAGATTAGAAAGACTTCAGGAAATTCTAAGGAAATTTCTATTCCTGGAGAGAGAGTTTAGGCAAATAACAATCAGCAAGAAAACTTTCACCAGTGCGAAGAACAATGAGTGTAATGAACCTGAAAAAAGCTTCAGTTTGGAATCTACCCTTGATACAGACCAGAGAGATCTTAGAATACAGAACATTGATGACTTTGATAAGTATGACATGAACCTCAACCAGAATTCAGCTGCTGAGAAACATGAACAAGTAAATCTAACACAGGCTTTTCAGAGTACTGAATATAAGGAAAGCTTAATGGATCTCTCTCATCTTAGTAAATGTGAGAGTTTTCCCACCATTGAGAAATTCTATAAATGTGATGCATGTGAGAAAATCTTCCATCAGAGCTCAGCCCTTTCTagacatcagagaattcatactagAGAGAAACCCTACAAATGTAAAGAATGTGAAAAATCTTTCAGTCAGAGCTCAAGCCTTAGTCGACATAAAAGAATACATACTAGAGAAAAATCCTATAAATGTGAAGCATCTGAAAAGTCCTGTGAATCATCTGATAAATCCTCTAGTCAGAGCTCAGGCATAATTCACCATAAGAGGATTCACACTAGAGCAAAATCTTACAAATGTAACAGCTGTGAAAGAGTCTTCAGTCGTAGTGTACATCTTACTcagcatcagagaattcacaaAGAGATGCCCTGTAAGTGTACTGTATGTGGTAGTGACTTCTATAATACCTCATACCTAGTTGAACATCAGAAGGTTCACTGTGAAGAGAAAGCCTATGAATACAATGAATGTGGGATGACCCCTATTAAACATCAAGGAATTCGTCTCAGAGAAAAGCCCTATACATGTAATGAATGTGGAAAAGACTTCAGATTGAATTCCCATCTTATTCagcatcaaagaattcacacaggagagaaaccacatgaatgcagtgaatgtggaaaaaCTTTCAGTCAAACCTCATGCCTTATTCAGCATCATAAAGTTCATAGGAAAGAAAAATCTTCTGAGTGTAATGATTATGAGGAAAGTTTTAATCATAGCTCAGATCTTGTCCTGCAACAAGAAGTCCTCACCAGAGAAAGAGCCTTTGATTGTGATGCATGGGAAAAGAACTTCAGTCAGAGAGCGCAACTTGTTCAGCATCAAAGAATTCATACCAAAGAGAAACCTTATGAATGTAATGAACATGGGGAGACGTTTAGTCAAGTTCAGGCCTCATTCAACATCTGA